The Veillonellales bacterium genome contains a region encoding:
- a CDS encoding transposase: protein MESLQRIVSEEGQLLRMNRSIQSEGAFGEVKWNMQFRRFLCRGTENVLAESILLGLAHNVNKLHSKIQHGHCGEYLHP from the coding sequence ATGGAATCTTTACAACGCATCGTGAGCGAAGAAGGCCAATTGCTCAGAATGAATCGAAGTATTCAATCCGAAGGTGCTTTTGGTGAGGTAAAATGGAATATGCAGTTTCGGCGTTTTTTGTGCCGGGGTACGGAAAATGTATTGGCCGAAAGCATCCTGCTCGGACTCGCGCATAATGTGAACAAGCTGCATTCGAAGATACAGCACGGGCATTGTGGAGAATACCTTCATCCGT
- a CDS encoding transposase has protein sequence MNIEILIPEDDSVRLLGQIIEEMDVHEIYQSYSRLRKNQPTPRQMLKILVYAYMNRIYSSRQIELACRRDINFMYLKDATVSSRFGKEQTF, from the coding sequence TTGAATATCGAAATTCTTATCCCTGAAGACGACTCTGTCAGGTTGCTCGGACAAATTATTGAGGAGATGGATGTACACGAGATTTACCAGTCCTATTCCCGCTTGCGGAAAAATCAGCCAACCCCAAGACAGATGCTCAAGATTTTAGTTTACGCCTACATGAACCGTATCTACTCTTCTCGCCAGATTGAGCTTGCCTGCAGGCGCGATATCAATTTTATGTATCTGAAGGACGCAACAGTAAGCTCCCGCTTTGGGAAAGAGCAAACATTTTGA
- the tdh gene encoding L-threonine 3-dehydrogenase, with protein sequence MTTMMKALVKDSPAGQSIKKVPVPTPGPNELLVKVKAAALCGTDLHILEWNQWAQNAGINLPYIMGHEFCGEVVSVGTAVTTHKIGDKVAGETHIPCDRCYQCMNGMQHICNNLKLWGVHTDGCFAEFAVIPAVCARRIPVSIPEAHGAVMEPLGTALRAAHEMDLNGASLVVIGCGPIGLFAISSAAAFGASKIIAVDISEDRLAIATSVGASTVLNPLKKDIRDIVLRETDGFGTDAVIEASGNVGAMKQSLKYLRKGGRMALIGLPSKPLEMDLGPDVVFKEAKIIGIHGRKMFETWTQMENMLAAGKINIDPIITHTLPLERWQEGVDLAKSGKACKVVFVP encoded by the coding sequence ATGACCACAATGATGAAAGCTTTGGTAAAGGACAGTCCCGCAGGGCAATCCATAAAAAAAGTACCGGTACCAACGCCGGGGCCAAATGAATTGCTGGTTAAAGTAAAGGCGGCAGCTCTTTGTGGAACCGATTTGCATATCTTAGAATGGAATCAATGGGCACAGAATGCCGGGATAAACCTACCTTATATTATGGGACATGAATTTTGTGGTGAGGTTGTATCAGTTGGCACTGCTGTTACGACTCACAAAATCGGCGATAAAGTGGCAGGGGAAACACATATACCTTGCGACCGGTGTTATCAATGCATGAATGGAATGCAGCATATCTGTAATAATTTGAAACTCTGGGGAGTGCATACAGATGGGTGTTTTGCCGAATTTGCCGTAATTCCGGCAGTATGCGCCAGACGGATTCCGGTCTCTATCCCGGAAGCTCACGGAGCTGTAATGGAACCTTTGGGAACGGCATTAAGAGCGGCGCATGAAATGGACTTAAACGGCGCTAGCCTTGTAGTAATCGGCTGTGGACCAATCGGTTTGTTTGCCATATCTTCCGCCGCTGCCTTTGGCGCTTCCAAGATCATTGCTGTTGATATCAGTGAAGACCGGTTGGCTATTGCTACCAGTGTTGGCGCTTCCACAGTCTTAAATCCATTGAAGAAAGATATACGGGATATTGTGCTGCGTGAGACTGACGGCTTTGGAACGGATGCAGTGATTGAGGCATCGGGAAATGTCGGGGCTATGAAACAATCATTGAAGTATTTGCGAAAAGGAGGACGCATGGCACTTATCGGATTGCCGTCAAAGCCGTTGGAGATGGATCTTGGTCCTGATGTGGTTTTCAAGGAAGCCAAAATTATTGGCATACATGGCCGGAAGATGTTTGAGACATGGACCCAGATGGAAAACATGCTGGCCGCCGGGAAAATCAATATCGACCCGATCATTACTCATACACTGCCTTTGGAGAGATGGCAGGAAGGCGTTGATCTTGCCAAGTCCGGTAAAGCGTGCAAGGTCGTGTTTGTGCCATAA